One genomic segment of Thermococcus sp. M39 includes these proteins:
- the cooS gene encoding anaerobic carbon-monoxide dehydrogenase catalytic subunit, whose amino-acid sequence MAEYIKFKVPAKQVSETKGVADLIEKAEEEGVKTAWHRFLEQQPQCGFGLLGICCRNCNMGPCRIDPFGTGPTRGICGADADTIVARNILRMIAAGAAAHSDHARDIVHVFKGAATGEFKGYKLTDVEKLRGLAQALGIEIEGKTESEIALEVAHILEWEFGKPDDEPLKLLMATAPKKRIKVWERLGVLPRAIDREICECMHRTHMGVDADPASLLLHGVRTSLADGWSGSMMATYLSDILFGTPKPIKTVANLGVLKEDYVNIIVHGHNPILSMKIAEVAQSEEMQKLAKQYGAKGVNVAGMCCTGNEVLMRLGIPPAGNFLMQELAIITGAVEAMVVDYQCLMPSLVDVAGCYHTKIITTEPKAHIPGAVHIEFKPEKADEIAKEIVRIAIENFQNRPKERVYIPKHKSEVVAGFSVEAILEALGGTLEPLINALREGTIKGIVGVVGCNNPKVKHNHSHVTLTKELIKRDILVVGTGCWGIAAAMEGLMSPKAAELAGPGLKAICEALGIPPCLHMGSCVDCSRILIVLGALAEALGVDIPDLPVAGSAPEWMSEKAVSIGTYFVASGVFTHLGVVPPVLGSQKVTKLLTDDIEDLLGGKFYVEPDPIKAAETIYNVIIEKRKKLKWPV is encoded by the coding sequence ATGGCGGAATACATAAAGTTTAAGGTTCCTGCAAAGCAGGTTTCTGAAACTAAGGGAGTTGCTGACCTAATTGAGAAGGCTGAAGAGGAGGGTGTAAAGACTGCTTGGCACCGCTTTTTAGAGCAGCAACCTCAATGTGGATTTGGACTGCTAGGGATTTGTTGTAGAAACTGTAACATGGGTCCATGTAGGATTGACCCATTCGGCACTGGACCAACTAGAGGTATTTGTGGAGCAGATGCTGACACAATAGTTGCAAGGAACATTTTGAGAATGATTGCAGCTGGTGCTGCAGCACACAGCGACCATGCAAGAGACATCGTCCACGTGTTTAAAGGAGCAGCAACAGGGGAGTTCAAGGGATACAAGCTGACGGATGTTGAGAAGCTTAGGGGATTAGCTCAAGCTTTAGGAATAGAGATAGAGGGGAAAACCGAGAGTGAAATAGCCTTAGAAGTTGCACACATCTTGGAATGGGAGTTTGGAAAGCCCGACGATGAGCCATTGAAGTTGCTCATGGCAACAGCACCTAAGAAAAGAATTAAAGTCTGGGAGAGGCTTGGAGTTCTGCCAAGAGCAATTGACAGAGAAATTTGTGAGTGCATGCACAGGACTCATATGGGTGTCGATGCAGACCCAGCTTCACTCCTTCTTCACGGTGTGAGGACTTCTCTCGCTGATGGATGGAGCGGCTCAATGATGGCTACCTATTTAAGCGACATCCTCTTCGGAACGCCAAAGCCAATTAAAACCGTTGCAAACTTGGGTGTTCTCAAGGAAGATTACGTGAATATAATTGTCCACGGTCATAACCCAATACTCTCAATGAAGATCGCCGAGGTTGCTCAAAGTGAAGAGATGCAGAAATTGGCCAAACAATATGGAGCCAAGGGAGTAAATGTTGCAGGAATGTGCTGTACTGGGAACGAAGTTTTAATGAGGCTTGGTATTCCTCCAGCTGGAAACTTCCTGATGCAGGAGTTAGCGATAATAACAGGTGCCGTTGAAGCCATGGTCGTTGATTATCAGTGTTTAATGCCCTCATTGGTTGACGTGGCTGGCTGTTATCACACAAAGATAATCACAACCGAGCCCAAAGCTCACATACCTGGAGCAGTGCACATAGAGTTTAAACCAGAGAAAGCAGATGAGATTGCTAAGGAGATAGTTAGGATTGCAATTGAAAACTTCCAGAACAGGCCAAAAGAGAGGGTTTACATTCCAAAACACAAGAGTGAAGTCGTTGCAGGCTTCAGCGTTGAAGCAATTCTTGAAGCACTTGGAGGAACTCTCGAACCTCTAATCAATGCACTCAGAGAGGGTACAATCAAAGGAATTGTTGGAGTTGTTGGATGTAATAATCCAAAGGTTAAGCACAATCACAGTCATGTAACATTAACTAAGGAGCTCATAAAGAGGGACATCTTAGTAGTTGGAACTGGTTGCTGGGGAATCGCAGCAGCGATGGAAGGCTTAATGTCACCAAAGGCTGCCGAACTGGCTGGTCCAGGACTAAAAGCGATATGTGAAGCACTTGGAATCCCACCATGTTTGCATATGGGAAGCTGTGTTGACTGTTCAAGAATCCTAATTGTCCTTGGAGCGCTCGCTGAGGCTTTGGGCGTTGATATCCCAGACTTGCCAGTAGCTGGCTCTGCTCCAGAGTGGATGAGCGAGAAGGCAGTCTCGATAGGAACTTACTTCGTTGCAAGCGGTGTCTTCACTCACTTAGGCGTTGTCCCACCTGTGCTTGGAAGCCAGAAGGTTACAAAACTCCTCACGGATGATATCGAAGACCTCCTTGGAGGAAAATTCTACGTCGAACCGGATCCAATAAAGGCAGCAGAAACAATATACAATGTAATAATTGAGAAAAGAAAGAAGCTCAAGTGGCCTGTTTGA
- a CDS encoding 4Fe-4S dicluster domain-containing protein, with translation MSLLKASLERPTIYIDPKKCMGCRSCEIACAVEHSMSKTLFGAISEKPTPKPRLKVVVADFFNVPLRCQHCEDAPCIKVCPTGAIKKSEEGFVILNANKCIGCLMCVIACPFGHPKYEPEYKVVLKCDSCIERVREGREPACVEACPTKALKFGTLEEILDEIRKERAEELISGLKVPGIVYMEQVVEEKKKEEKISPMDVYTAYLEVKWY, from the coding sequence ATGTCACTTCTCAAAGCGAGTTTAGAGAGACCTACCATCTACATTGACCCTAAGAAGTGCATGGGGTGCAGGTCTTGTGAAATAGCCTGTGCAGTAGAGCATTCAATGAGCAAAACACTGTTCGGAGCAATCTCTGAAAAACCAACACCCAAGCCGAGGCTAAAAGTTGTAGTTGCGGATTTCTTCAATGTTCCACTGAGGTGTCAGCACTGTGAAGATGCTCCATGTATAAAAGTCTGCCCAACTGGGGCAATAAAGAAGAGCGAGGAGGGTTTTGTAATACTCAACGCCAACAAGTGTATTGGCTGTTTGATGTGTGTTATAGCTTGTCCATTTGGACATCCGAAGTATGAGCCAGAATACAAGGTTGTTCTGAAGTGCGATTCATGCATTGAGAGAGTTAGGGAAGGCAGAGAGCCGGCATGTGTAGAGGCCTGTCCTACTAAGGCATTGAAGTTTGGAACTCTCGAGGAAATTCTGGATGAGATTAGAAAAGAAAGGGCAGAAGAATTAATTTCGGGCTTGAAAGTCCCAGGAATTGTATACATGGAGCAAGTTGTTGAAGAAAAGAAAAAGGAAGAGAAAATCAGCCCAATGGATGTTTATACAGCCTACTTAGAGGTTAAGTGGTATTGA
- a CDS encoding winged helix-turn-helix domain-containing protein, with amino-acid sequence MDMSILAVQPSSKCDSSCLICPWKEKFGCAGIMLPLEALETLSSHLEDFKFDEGLLTCPNPLLHPKIDIIIRQTRELCRKITLFLPVSVSRNFLHKTSLENVDFISLIIPSYKDLKSNLQTVKILLSQGIDNLEAYILLDSNSDFAEILSTIELCKSYGLKITLGPKLYTSPYADKFLEKVAKKENVEIGLHYGRKYFYNAIKVFIDNYPVTLLTSPSAENCRALYLNPYGNFSKCPLSRFEVNYRKITREDLRKMLFSSCAINRNIIGLSPKIQVSFVTKDGVEIPGEILELLELISQVNSFRAACKALGVSPSTYWEKIKSLEEKLGISLVISVRGGRKKGITILTDFAKELLKEYKEIRERAIVSLYEY; translated from the coding sequence ATGGATATGAGCATTTTAGCAGTTCAACCTTCAAGCAAATGTGACAGTAGTTGTTTGATATGTCCTTGGAAAGAGAAATTTGGCTGCGCTGGAATAATGCTCCCTCTTGAGGCATTGGAGACACTCAGCTCTCATCTTGAGGATTTTAAATTTGATGAAGGGCTTTTGACATGCCCAAATCCTCTTCTTCATCCAAAGATTGACATCATAATTAGGCAAACTAGGGAACTCTGTAGAAAGATCACTCTTTTCCTTCCAGTATCTGTTTCAAGAAATTTCCTCCACAAAACCTCCCTTGAAAACGTTGATTTTATCTCCTTGATCATACCCTCTTATAAGGACTTAAAATCAAATCTTCAGACAGTGAAAATACTCCTCTCTCAGGGTATAGACAATCTTGAGGCGTATATTTTGCTGGATTCCAACTCTGACTTCGCTGAAATCCTTTCAACAATTGAACTGTGCAAAAGTTATGGGCTAAAGATAACTTTAGGGCCAAAGCTTTACACATCTCCATATGCGGATAAATTCCTTGAAAAAGTCGCGAAGAAAGAAAACGTCGAAATTGGTCTCCATTATGGAAGGAAATATTTCTATAATGCCATTAAGGTCTTCATAGACAATTATCCAGTGACGTTGCTTACTTCTCCGAGTGCTGAGAATTGTAGGGCTTTGTACTTAAATCCCTATGGGAACTTCTCAAAATGTCCACTTTCAAGATTTGAGGTAAACTATAGGAAAATAACCAGAGAAGATCTTAGAAAAATGCTCTTTTCATCTTGCGCAATAAATCGAAATATTATTGGACTTTCACCTAAAATACAGGTCTCATTTGTGACAAAAGATGGTGTTGAAATTCCTGGAGAAATTTTGGAACTTTTGGAGTTAATCTCTCAGGTTAATTCCTTTAGAGCTGCATGTAAAGCTCTTGGAGTTTCTCCATCAACGTACTGGGAAAAAATAAAGAGTTTAGAAGAAAAGTTGGGTATCTCTTTGGTTATATCTGTTAGAGGAGGGAGGAAGAAGGGAATAACAATTTTGACAGATTTTGCTAAGGAACTTCTGAAGGAGTACAAAGAAATTAGGGAAAGAGCAATAGTATCACTATATGAATACTAA
- the sfsA gene encoding DNA/RNA nuclease SfsA: MILLKLPIVKGEFIERINRFVGLVRINNEVKKALITNTGRLEEFMIKGKKCFCTPKQGGKTDFVLVAFEDKNSKGAVIDTRTQARAFERAVELGLIPWLKDCYIKKREVKVGTSRLDYLLECNGEEIWVEMKSAVLREEEYAMYPDCPSLRGQRHIRELIKLREEGKRTMIIFIGALPDVRKFKPYVKGDPEIARLLKEAKAKGVEIKALSIALLPSGDVVLENNNLEVEI, encoded by the coding sequence ATGATACTCCTAAAGCTTCCCATCGTTAAAGGAGAGTTTATTGAGAGAATAAACAGATTTGTCGGGTTGGTTAGAATAAATAATGAAGTCAAAAAAGCTCTTATAACAAACACCGGACGCTTAGAGGAGTTTATGATTAAGGGTAAGAAATGCTTCTGCACTCCAAAACAAGGAGGAAAAACTGACTTTGTTTTAGTTGCTTTTGAAGATAAAAATTCTAAAGGTGCCGTGATTGATACAAGAACTCAAGCGAGAGCATTTGAGAGGGCTGTTGAATTGGGGTTAATCCCGTGGCTGAAAGACTGCTACATTAAGAAAAGAGAAGTTAAAGTTGGGACTTCTCGATTAGATTACCTTTTGGAGTGTAATGGGGAAGAGATTTGGGTTGAAATGAAGAGTGCTGTTCTCAGGGAAGAGGAATATGCTATGTATCCCGACTGTCCAAGCTTAAGAGGTCAGAGGCACATCAGAGAGCTCATAAAACTCCGAGAGGAGGGCAAAAGGACAATGATTATTTTTATTGGAGCTTTGCCAGATGTTAGGAAGTTTAAGCCTTACGTTAAAGGTGACCCAGAAATTGCAAGGCTTTTAAAGGAAGCGAAAGCTAAAGGTGTTGAGATAAAAGCCTTGAGTATAGCTCTATTGCCTTCAGGAGATGTTGTTCTTGAGAACAATAATCTTGAGGTTGAAATTTAG
- a CDS encoding toprim domain-containing protein, which yields MTIVDVRILVEGASDVEVVSKALQGLALGSEYNITISSIIPTTNLEIAKSAAAGADLLIIATDADRVGRELAERLFRELSELVGHVERMKIPLGHDLEHIDVELVRKELKNTLVRAGLKSLQLLPEYMALRNQLLDLRGKYDVLEQEKRNLESQLQELEQKYEELRQEYQRLRDENENLKILLDKRSNLVKIEDAWKQIFPGEEVPSEEIIGKAVEKLGLQGRVIVGQGYIYAEEEKLVEELLKIVYLSMTIAKPEEQEKKEAEKVEEAEKLEEAEVFEERIEEL from the coding sequence ATGACGATTGTAGATGTTAGGATTTTAGTTGAAGGTGCGAGCGACGTTGAGGTTGTTAGTAAAGCTCTGCAAGGTCTTGCTTTAGGAAGTGAATACAACATAACAATTTCCTCAATAATCCCAACGACGAATTTAGAAATTGCAAAAAGCGCAGCAGCTGGGGCAGATTTGTTAATAATAGCAACTGATGCCGATAGGGTAGGAAGAGAACTTGCGGAGAGACTTTTCAGAGAGCTTAGTGAATTGGTTGGACATGTTGAGAGGATGAAAATCCCACTAGGGCACGACTTAGAGCACATAGATGTCGAGCTTGTGAGGAAAGAGCTCAAAAATACTCTCGTGAGAGCAGGATTGAAGAGTCTCCAGTTGCTCCCAGAATACATGGCTCTTAGAAATCAACTCCTTGACCTAAGAGGAAAATATGACGTGCTTGAGCAAGAGAAGAGAAATCTCGAAAGCCAGCTGCAAGAGCTTGAGCAGAAATATGAGGAGCTCAGGCAAGAATACCAGAGATTAAGGGATGAAAACGAGAATCTAAAGATACTCCTCGACAAGAGGAGTAATTTGGTGAAAATTGAGGATGCATGGAAGCAAATCTTTCCAGGAGAAGAAGTTCCAAGTGAAGAAATCATAGGAAAAGCCGTTGAAAAGCTTGGATTGCAGGGCAGAGTAATCGTTGGACAAGGATACATTTACGCAGAAGAAGAAAAGCTCGTTGAAGAACTTTTGAAGATAGTATACCTCAGCATGACAATTGCGAAGCCAGAAGAGCAAGAGAAAAAGGAAGCCGAAAAAGTGGAGGAAGCAGAAAAACTTGAAGAAGCTGAGGTCTTCGAGGAAAGAATAGAGGAGCTTTAA
- the xerA gene encoding site-specific tyrosine recombinase/integron integrase: MDIEEFEMYLELEGKSQNTVRMYSYYVRKFLEEGNDLNARSALRFLAKLKKSGYSNKSLNLVVQALKAYFRFEGLDGEAERLKSPKVPKSLPKSLTKEEVKKLLSVIPPTRKRDRLIVLLLYGSGLRVSELCNLKINDVDFNRSLIIVRGGKGAKDRIVPIPGALLKEIENYLRMRKDNSEYLLVEERRNKKDKLSPKTVWYLLDKYGKKAGIKVTPHMLRHSFATHMLENGIDIRVIQEILGHSNLSTTQIYTKVTVEHLRRAQEKAKLIESLIE, encoded by the coding sequence ATGGACATTGAAGAATTTGAAATGTATCTCGAATTGGAGGGCAAAAGCCAAAATACGGTTAGAATGTACTCATATTACGTGAGAAAGTTTTTAGAAGAGGGAAATGATTTAAATGCCCGCTCTGCTCTTCGTTTCTTAGCAAAGCTTAAGAAAAGCGGATATTCTAATAAAAGTCTAAATCTAGTTGTTCAAGCATTAAAAGCTTATTTTAGATTTGAAGGGCTTGATGGAGAGGCAGAAAGACTCAAGTCTCCAAAAGTCCCTAAAAGCTTGCCAAAAAGTCTGACAAAAGAGGAAGTAAAGAAGCTTTTGAGTGTAATTCCACCAACGAGAAAAAGGGACAGGCTTATAGTGCTATTGCTCTACGGCTCGGGACTTAGAGTTAGTGAGCTCTGCAATCTGAAAATTAATGATGTTGACTTTAACCGGTCTCTAATCATCGTTAGAGGAGGAAAAGGGGCAAAAGACAGAATTGTACCAATCCCGGGGGCTCTTCTCAAGGAAATTGAGAACTATTTAAGAATGAGGAAGGATAACAGTGAGTATCTGCTCGTTGAAGAAAGGAGAAATAAAAAAGACAAGCTCTCACCAAAGACCGTATGGTATCTCCTTGACAAATACGGAAAAAAAGCTGGAATTAAAGTTACACCGCATATGCTCAGACACAGCTTCGCAACACATATGCTTGAAAACGGGATTGACATAAGAGTCATTCAAGAAATCTTAGGGCACTCTAATCTCTCAACGACTCAAATTTATACTAAAGTCACTGTTGAACATTTGAGGAGAGCGCAAGAAAAAGCAAAGCTGATTGAGAGTTTGATAGAATAA
- the pfkC gene encoding ADP-specific phosphofructokinase has product MIDILQDAQKLSLYLAYNINVDAIVYLKSEHIEKLISELGAENIRRRMEEYPREINEPIDFAARLIHALKTGKPMAVPLVNEEMHVWFDERFKYDVERMGGQVGIIANLLANLDFKKIIAYSPVLAKRQAQMFVNKPNLLYPVVENGKLVLKKPIEAYRENDPIKVNRIFEFRKGMRFKLGNEVIEVPHSGRFIVASRFESIRIETKEDLKPFLPEIGELVDGAILSGYQGIKKRYSDGKDANYYLRKAKEDIMLLKRKKDIKVHVEFASIQDRELRKKVIYNIFPLADSVGMDESEIAHILNSLGYPKLADRIFNYNRIEDTVLGGKIILDELNLEILQIHTIYYLMYITHKDNPLSEDELRQSLEIATILAAARASLGDIKSPENFKVGLKVPYNEYGEFVKLRFEEAKRKLRTREYKVVIIPTRLVKNPVSTVGLGDTISAGAFTSYLALLRRKGVY; this is encoded by the coding sequence ATGATTGACATTCTTCAAGATGCTCAAAAGCTCAGCTTATATCTGGCATACAACATCAACGTTGATGCAATAGTTTATCTCAAGAGTGAGCATATTGAAAAGCTGATTAGCGAGCTTGGAGCAGAGAACATAAGGAGGAGAATGGAAGAGTATCCAAGAGAGATTAACGAGCCTATTGATTTCGCTGCCCGTCTTATTCATGCATTAAAAACCGGAAAGCCTATGGCTGTTCCTCTTGTAAACGAAGAGATGCACGTGTGGTTTGATGAGAGGTTTAAGTATGATGTTGAGAGAATGGGTGGACAAGTCGGAATCATTGCAAACCTTCTTGCCAATCTTGACTTTAAAAAAATTATTGCATATTCTCCCGTTCTAGCTAAGAGACAAGCTCAGATGTTTGTTAACAAGCCGAATCTTCTTTATCCTGTTGTTGAGAATGGAAAGCTGGTTTTAAAGAAGCCAATTGAGGCATATCGTGAAAATGATCCAATAAAGGTGAACAGAATATTTGAGTTTAGAAAAGGTATGAGGTTTAAGCTTGGAAATGAAGTTATTGAAGTTCCTCATTCTGGCCGTTTTATCGTTGCTTCACGTTTTGAGAGCATTAGAATTGAGACAAAGGAAGATTTAAAGCCGTTTTTGCCAGAAATTGGCGAGCTTGTAGATGGAGCTATTCTGTCTGGATATCAAGGTATTAAAAAGCGCTATTCTGATGGAAAAGATGCCAATTATTATCTAAGAAAAGCGAAAGAGGATATAATGCTTCTCAAGAGAAAGAAAGACATCAAGGTTCATGTGGAGTTTGCATCGATTCAGGACAGAGAGCTGAGAAAGAAGGTCATCTACAACATCTTTCCTTTAGCAGATAGCGTTGGAATGGATGAATCGGAGATTGCTCACATTCTTAATTCTCTTGGCTATCCAAAGCTTGCAGATAGGATTTTTAACTACAACAGAATTGAGGACACTGTTTTGGGTGGAAAAATAATCCTCGATGAGCTAAATCTTGAGATTCTTCAAATCCACACGATTTACTATCTTATGTACATCACCCACAAGGACAACCCGCTCAGCGAAGATGAGCTCAGGCAGAGCTTGGAGATTGCAACTATACTTGCAGCAGCAAGGGCTTCTCTTGGAGACATAAAGAGTCCAGAGAACTTTAAAGTCGGCTTAAAGGTTCCATACAACGAATACGGTGAGTTTGTGAAGCTTAGGTTTGAGGAAGCAAAGAGAAAACTGAGAACAAGAGAATATAAGGTTGTTATCATCCCCACAAGATTAGTTAAAAACCCAGTATCAACAGTGGGACTTGGAGATACCATTTCAGCAGGAGCATTCACAAGTTATCTCGCTTTACTGAGAAGAAAGGGAGTTTATTGA
- a CDS encoding aspartate/glutamate racemase family protein, whose amino-acid sequence MYGWRGRIGLIVPSSNTTMEMELHSALPEGVSLHTARMPLKGITEEELLKMSSLAIESAKLLKDADVDLILYGCTSGSFIGGANFEAELEEKIEREVNVPVVTTSTAVVEALKILDAQQIIVITPYTDEINQREKEFLEANEFEVLDIRGLGIIDNLQVGKLEPYEAYRMAKAMFMDEADAIFISCTNLRTFEIIEALEKDVGVPVVTSNQASLWLALRELDVREKIPWLGKLFVEY is encoded by the coding sequence ATGTATGGATGGAGAGGTAGGATTGGACTAATAGTTCCATCATCAAACACTACAATGGAGATGGAGCTTCACTCTGCTCTGCCTGAAGGTGTTTCCCTTCACACAGCAAGGATGCCATTGAAAGGTATTACCGAAGAGGAGCTTTTAAAAATGAGTTCTCTCGCAATTGAGAGTGCCAAGCTTTTAAAAGACGCTGATGTTGATTTAATCCTTTATGGATGCACAAGCGGCTCCTTTATTGGTGGAGCCAACTTTGAGGCTGAACTTGAGGAGAAAATTGAGAGAGAGGTCAATGTTCCAGTTGTAACAACAAGCACAGCTGTTGTTGAGGCTCTGAAAATTCTAGATGCCCAGCAGATAATAGTAATCACCCCTTATACTGACGAAATAAATCAGAGGGAGAAGGAATTTCTTGAGGCAAATGAATTTGAAGTTCTTGATATTAGGGGTCTTGGAATCATTGATAATCTACAAGTAGGGAAACTTGAACCTTACGAAGCTTATCGTATGGCTAAGGCAATGTTCATGGACGAGGCAGATGCAATTTTCATAAGCTGTACCAATTTAAGGACTTTTGAGATAATTGAAGCTCTTGAAAAGGACGTGGGTGTTCCAGTTGTTACTAGCAACCAAGCATCGCTGTGGCTTGCTTTAAGGGAATTGGACGTCAGAGAGAAGATACCTTGGCTTGGAAAACTCTTTGTAGAATACTGA
- a CDS encoding nitroreductase family protein → MELSEAIAKRTSVRFYEEREVNDETLKELIKAAIRAPTASGLENWFFVAYKSKDIREKVYELIKQGHIEYFTGRGLPEEKMKKLLKRFEEGMYRAPLYLGVFINKNVRALQGEKYNELEFYFALESAAMAIENLMLKAVELGLGTCYIGVTCFEHIEKELKRMADLGDEYFLVGLITVGYPREEPKPKRRRKSAEDVLKIL, encoded by the coding sequence ATGGAGTTGAGCGAAGCAATAGCTAAGAGAACCTCAGTGAGGTTTTATGAGGAGCGAGAAGTTAATGACGAAACTTTAAAGGAGCTAATTAAAGCTGCTATAAGAGCTCCAACTGCAAGCGGACTGGAGAACTGGTTCTTTGTAGCATATAAGAGCAAAGACATCAGAGAAAAAGTCTATGAACTGATAAAGCAGGGGCACATTGAATACTTTACGGGGAGAGGACTGCCAGAAGAGAAGATGAAGAAGCTGCTCAAAAGATTTGAGGAGGGCATGTACAGAGCACCACTCTATCTAGGAGTGTTCATCAACAAGAATGTTAGAGCACTGCAAGGCGAGAAATATAACGAATTAGAGTTTTACTTTGCATTGGAAAGTGCGGCAATGGCAATTGAAAATTTAATGCTTAAGGCCGTTGAGCTTGGATTGGGAACGTGCTACATAGGGGTCACATGCTTCGAGCACATAGAAAAAGAGCTCAAGAGAATGGCTGACTTAGGAGATGAGTACTTCCTTGTAGGTCTAATAACAGTGGGATATCCAAGAGAAGAACCAAAGCCGAAAAGAAGGAGGAAAAGCGCTGAAGACGTTTTGAAAATACTCTGA
- the thiI gene encoding tRNA uracil 4-sulfurtransferase ThiI yields MFNCVIVRYGEIGTKSRQTRKWFESILINNIREALVSERIDYKNVFAKHGRIIVKTNRAKESIDVLKRVFGIVSLSPAMEVDAELEKINKTALKLFRKKKRELNLEKPKFRVTARRITKEFPLKSPEIQGKVGEYILENDEAEVDLKNYDIEVGVELMEGKAYIFVDKIKAWGGLPIGTQGKVVALLSGGIDSPVAAFLMMKRGCEVIPVHIYMGEKTLEKVRKIWNQLKKYHYGGKADLIVIKPKEREKIIEKLKELKKENYTCVFCKFMMVKNADKIAREFGAKGIVMGDSLGQVASQTLENMYIVSQASDLPIYRPLIGLDKEEIVGIAKEIGTFELSTLPEDEVPFIPKHPVIKGSWEEFKKLYREIFGEEPKQRGCEK; encoded by the coding sequence ATGTTCAACTGCGTGATAGTGAGATACGGTGAGATTGGGACAAAATCAAGGCAAACGAGAAAATGGTTCGAGAGCATATTGATCAACAACATTAGGGAAGCTTTAGTCAGTGAGAGAATTGATTACAAGAACGTCTTTGCAAAGCATGGGAGGATAATAGTTAAAACAAATAGAGCGAAGGAGAGTATAGACGTCCTAAAGCGAGTATTTGGAATAGTTTCCCTTTCCCCAGCGATGGAAGTTGATGCTGAGCTGGAGAAAATCAATAAAACCGCTTTAAAGCTCTTCCGCAAAAAGAAGAGAGAGCTTAATTTGGAAAAACCAAAGTTTAGGGTTACAGCAAGACGAATTACAAAAGAGTTTCCTCTGAAAAGTCCAGAAATCCAAGGTAAAGTTGGTGAATATATCTTGGAAAATGACGAAGCTGAGGTGGATTTGAAAAACTACGACATTGAGGTCGGCGTTGAGCTAATGGAAGGAAAAGCGTACATCTTTGTGGACAAAATTAAGGCTTGGGGAGGTCTTCCCATAGGAACCCAGGGAAAAGTTGTCGCCCTGCTCAGCGGTGGGATAGATTCTCCCGTGGCAGCATTTCTCATGATGAAAAGGGGCTGTGAAGTTATTCCAGTTCACATATACATGGGAGAAAAAACCCTCGAAAAAGTCAGGAAAATATGGAATCAGCTTAAAAAATACCACTACGGTGGAAAAGCTGATCTCATTGTGATTAAGCCCAAAGAAAGGGAGAAAATCATAGAGAAGCTCAAGGAGCTCAAAAAGGAGAACTATACTTGTGTCTTCTGCAAGTTCATGATGGTCAAAAATGCCGATAAGATAGCGAGAGAATTCGGAGCTAAAGGCATCGTTATGGGAGACTCCCTCGGACAGGTTGCATCTCAAACGCTGGAAAATATGTATATAGTTAGCCAAGCGAGCGATTTGCCTATTTACAGACCGCTCATAGGACTGGACAAGGAGGAAATAGTAGGAATAGCAAAAGAAATAGGCACTTTTGAGCTATCAACGCTTCCAGAGGATGAAGTTCCATTCATTCCAAAGCACCCAGTGATTAAAGGCTCTTGGGAGGAATTCAAAAAGCTCTACAGGGAAATCTTTGGAGAAGAGCCTAAACAGAGGGGATGTGAGAAGTAA